A region from the Leptolyngbya iicbica LK genome encodes:
- a CDS encoding pentapeptide repeat-containing protein yields the protein MANEEQLAKLRAGIDGWNQWRESAADEPIDLSRANLSNAVLTGANLSGADLSRVNFIGATLSSTNLSGANLSGADLSGADVNKADLTGATLTGANLLGADLAETTLSKAILSGVNLNRSDLSNVNLSECDLSKASLIGVEMSRADLSGANLSGANLKRAELQRTKLAKANLSEANLEDARLLSAVLNEANLAGTNLKGARLNRADLSQANFANANLQEANLLGSNLAAASLTSAQLNKVNFSGADLTGTNFQDADLEGAVLEGATLQDTVMPDGTVRSDA from the coding sequence ATGGCCAATGAAGAACAACTTGCCAAGCTGCGCGCAGGCATAGACGGCTGGAATCAGTGGCGCGAGTCGGCCGCAGACGAACCGATCGATCTCAGCCGAGCCAACTTGAGTAATGCTGTACTGACCGGGGCAAACCTGAGCGGAGCCGACCTGTCGCGAGTCAACTTTATTGGCGCGACCCTCTCTTCCACCAATTTGTCAGGCGCCAATCTCTCAGGGGCCGACCTCAGCGGGGCCGATGTGAATAAAGCCGACCTGACCGGAGCGACCCTCACCGGAGCCAATTTACTGGGAGCTGATCTGGCCGAAACGACCCTGAGTAAAGCAATCTTGTCAGGGGTCAATCTCAACCGTTCTGACCTGTCGAATGTGAATCTCAGCGAATGCGACCTTAGCAAAGCGAGTTTAATCGGCGTTGAAATGAGCCGGGCTGATTTGTCAGGCGCTAACCTGAGCGGAGCCAATCTCAAGCGAGCGGAGCTACAGCGGACGAAGTTGGCCAAAGCCAACCTGAGTGAGGCCAATTTAGAAGATGCCCGCTTATTGAGTGCTGTCTTGAATGAGGCCAATTTAGCTGGCACTAACTTAAAGGGCGCTCGTTTGAACCGGGCTGATTTGAGCCAGGCCAACTTCGCCAATGCAAATTTGCAGGAAGCGAATTTGTTGGGCAGTAATCTCGCTGCTGCCTCCTTGACCTCAGCTCAATTAAACAAAGTGAACTTTAGCGGTGCAGATCTGACGGGCACCAATTTCCAGGATGCAGATCTCGAGGGGGCCGTTCTCGAAGGGGCTACTCTGCAAGATACGGTGATGCCCGATGGCACGGTGCGTTCGGACGCATGA
- a CDS encoding serine/threonine-protein kinase codes for MMHCLNPQCAAPKNPDRHRFCQSCGWRLRLGDRYEAVSSLGVGRNSHTFVGRDLATLVGAQCLIKQFTPEGETVLAKAKAAERFRREVEHLAIASHHPQIPALFAYFERGEQQFLVQQFLVGPHLEQRLRAKMGPFDSDEVRAFLRNVLPILHYLHANRLIHRDIKPSNFRQPPGQVDWWLVDFGAIKPVTATQMAQPGTLIGSADYAAPEQLRGEATYASDVYSLGVVCLHLLTGLQPFDLFDGVNGCWHWRSIVPDVAPSLATLIDQMVQPALRDRLPDVATVMASLGMPHPTPPDPVPQSRAKPRSWSASTEVEAELVGQDMAVIPAVQQLVLLTPNGRLETRSLGSLRTPGTSLQWPQAITAIAAHPQQPIFVSGDRQGQLHRWELVSDRWQPRPLTQLNGAIAHLLFSPTGDGLLVADESGHIHRWHWQTQQWQGSWRDHSAKVNSFIFSHDGKTLASGDSQGSLKLWDWPTQTLLRTLSQQPGAITAIAWLPDDEVLVTAGWDVTLRWRCPQTGGTFHTAKAAGFYLPVRSLLAHSTQPWIAAGSQDGQLQLWARHRQEHAPETAHYQLLQTATVNGAIVALQSEPQSVGSDRSFLSLTPTGHLAQWTWPELGPHRTPSD; via the coding sequence ATGATGCATTGTTTGAATCCCCAATGTGCCGCGCCGAAAAATCCGGATCGTCATCGATTTTGTCAGAGCTGTGGTTGGCGGTTACGGTTGGGCGATCGCTACGAGGCGGTTTCTAGTTTGGGGGTGGGGCGCAATAGTCACACGTTTGTGGGGCGCGATCTCGCCACGTTGGTCGGGGCGCAGTGTTTAATCAAACAGTTCACTCCCGAGGGCGAAACTGTGTTGGCCAAAGCGAAGGCAGCGGAACGGTTTCGTCGTGAAGTGGAGCATTTGGCGATCGCTAGCCATCATCCCCAAATTCCCGCTCTATTTGCCTATTTTGAACGGGGCGAGCAGCAGTTCCTCGTGCAGCAGTTCCTCGTCGGCCCTCACCTGGAGCAGCGGCTACGGGCAAAAATGGGGCCATTCGATAGCGATGAAGTGCGGGCTTTTTTGCGGAATGTGCTGCCGATTTTGCACTATTTGCATGCAAATCGCCTGATTCACCGCGACATCAAGCCCAGCAACTTTCGGCAACCGCCCGGCCAAGTGGACTGGTGGCTGGTAGACTTTGGCGCAATTAAACCCGTAACGGCGACTCAAATGGCCCAACCCGGCACGCTCATCGGGAGTGCCGACTATGCCGCGCCGGAGCAGTTGCGCGGCGAGGCGACCTACGCCAGCGATGTGTACAGCCTCGGGGTTGTCTGTCTACATTTGCTCACGGGGTTGCAACCTTTTGACTTGTTTGATGGCGTCAACGGTTGCTGGCACTGGCGCAGTATCGTCCCCGATGTGGCTCCCAGTTTGGCAACTCTGATTGACCAGATGGTGCAGCCAGCCTTGCGCGATCGCCTGCCCGATGTCGCAACCGTGATGGCTAGCCTGGGGATGCCCCACCCCACCCCACCGGATCCCGTTCCCCAGAGTAGAGCCAAGCCGCGTTCGTGGTCCGCCTCGACTGAGGTTGAGGCGGAGCTAGTCGGTCAGGATATGGCGGTGATTCCCGCTGTCCAGCAGCTAGTGTTGTTGACCCCGAATGGCAGGTTGGAGACGCGATCTCTGGGTTCACTCCGCACTCCAGGCACATCCCTCCAGTGGCCGCAGGCGATCACGGCGATCGCCGCCCATCCCCAACAGCCAATTTTTGTGAGCGGCGATCGCCAAGGGCAATTACATCGTTGGGAATTGGTATCGGATCGCTGGCAACCTCGCCCGCTCACCCAGCTGAACGGAGCGATCGCCCATCTGTTGTTCAGTCCTACGGGCGACGGACTGCTGGTGGCCGATGAGTCGGGGCACATTCATCGCTGGCATTGGCAAACGCAACAGTGGCAAGGCAGCTGGCGCGACCACTCTGCCAAAGTGAATAGCTTCATCTTTAGCCATGACGGCAAAACTTTAGCCAGCGGCGACAGCCAAGGCAGCCTGAAACTGTGGGATTGGCCTACCCAAACTCTGCTGCGAACCCTCAGCCAGCAACCGGGGGCGATCACAGCGATCGCTTGGCTGCCCGACGATGAGGTGCTGGTGACGGCAGGCTGGGATGTGACCTTACGCTGGCGGTGTCCCCAAACGGGAGGGACGTTTCACACGGCAAAAGCGGCGGGCTTTTATTTGCCGGTGCGATCGCTACTCGCCCATTCCACCCAGCCGTGGATCGCAGCAGGTAGTCAAGACGGGCAACTACAGTTATGGGCTCGCCATAGACAGGAGCACGCCCCCGAGACAGCGCATTACCAGCTCCTGCAAACAGCTACGGTGAATGGGGCGATCGTGGCGCTACAGTCTGAGCCTCAATCAGTGGGGAGCGATCGCAGTTTTCTCAGCCTCACCCCAACGGGCCACTTAGCGCAATGGACTTGGCCCGAGTTGGGTCCCCATCGCACCCCAAGCGACTAG
- a CDS encoding endonuclease/exonuclease/phosphatase family protein, giving the protein MNRLTGLGLGLLIVLGGSLAGLALFFAWASAGRLSESEYAQIVVNDAYPLSAETDEFSVVSYNIGYLSGLTNNQAVRPAASLYETNLAAAIAALAPLNPDIVALQEIDLESRRSYQVDQVAALGDALAYPQRAIAINWDKRYVPFPYWPPAVHFGQMLSGQAILSRWPIVEQERIVLSKVASKPFYYNALYLDRLAQVAQIELNGQAVVVINVHLEAFDRPTRQTQTEVVLALAEDYATRHPVILLGDFNSALNRDAEGSPRSIQTVLDSTVFEPAVPLAQLSDAAQATYPSDRPEFKLDYIFYTPASLELLEARVITAAGQASDHLPLWMRWRLK; this is encoded by the coding sequence ATGAATCGGCTAACCGGATTGGGATTGGGGCTACTGATTGTCTTGGGTGGGAGCCTGGCGGGCTTGGCGCTCTTCTTTGCCTGGGCCAGTGCGGGACGTTTGTCGGAGTCCGAGTATGCCCAGATTGTGGTGAATGATGCCTATCCGCTCAGTGCTGAGACGGATGAGTTTTCAGTGGTGTCCTATAACATTGGCTATCTGTCGGGGTTGACCAATAACCAGGCGGTGCGGCCAGCGGCCAGCTTATATGAAACGAATTTGGCAGCCGCGATCGCCGCCCTTGCTCCTTTGAATCCCGACATTGTGGCGCTGCAAGAAATCGACCTGGAGTCTCGCCGCTCTTATCAGGTGGATCAGGTGGCCGCGTTGGGCGATGCGTTGGCGTATCCCCAACGGGCGATCGCCATCAACTGGGACAAGCGCTACGTCCCGTTTCCCTATTGGCCGCCCGCCGTCCACTTTGGACAAATGCTCTCAGGGCAGGCCATTCTGAGCCGCTGGCCCATTGTCGAGCAAGAGCGTATCGTGCTGTCAAAGGTCGCGAGCAAACCGTTTTATTACAACGCGCTGTATTTAGATCGACTGGCGCAAGTGGCCCAAATCGAGCTAAACGGGCAAGCCGTAGTAGTGATTAATGTTCATTTGGAGGCGTTTGATCGCCCCACGCGACAGACGCAGACCGAGGTCGTATTAGCCCTGGCCGAAGACTATGCCACACGACATCCGGTGATCTTGCTGGGAGACTTTAACAGTGCCTTAAATCGGGATGCGGAGGGCTCGCCGCGATCCATTCAGACGGTGCTGGACTCGACTGTGTTTGAGCCAGCGGTGCCCCTAGCCCAACTCAGTGACGCCGCCCAGGCCACCTATCCTTCAGATCGTCCCGAATTTAAGCTGGACTATATTTTTTACACGCCAGCCAGCTTGGAATTGCTGGAGGCCCGGGTGATCACCGCAGCGGGGCAAGCGTCGGATCATTTGCCTCTGTGGATGCGCTGGCGGTTGAAATGA
- the cax gene encoding calcium/proton exchanger has protein sequence MSIKNLIFYGFLVFVPISFAARFLGWGELVVFITAGLAIIPLAGWMGTSTEEIAVVLGPSWGGLLNATFGNATELIIALIALNEGLVSVVKSSIVGSIISNLLLVLGLSMLLGGIKYKEQDFQPVMARVNASAMNLAVIAILLPTAVGFTSATVPEITLQKLSDSVAVILIAVYGLTLLFSMKTHTYLYDVGTAEYESEADAPNTLAEADESDHADHAPNLKIWIPVLVGATLIVAVESELLVNALEPATEQLGLSPLFTGVILLPIIGNAAEHATAVTVAMKNKMELSVSVAVGSSMQIALFVAPILVLAGWVLGEPMDLSFDALELVAVAVAVLITNSISSDGRSNWLEGILLLATYAILGFAFYFRPIVS, from the coding sequence ATGTCGATCAAAAACCTTATCTTTTACGGCTTCCTCGTTTTCGTGCCCATTTCCTTCGCGGCCCGCTTTTTAGGCTGGGGCGAGCTCGTGGTCTTCATTACTGCCGGCTTGGCAATCATTCCCCTGGCGGGTTGGATGGGCACCTCAACCGAAGAGATTGCCGTAGTTTTAGGACCATCGTGGGGTGGCTTGCTAAACGCGACCTTTGGCAATGCGACTGAATTGATCATTGCCCTCATAGCCCTGAATGAAGGGCTGGTCAGCGTCGTGAAATCCAGCATTGTCGGCTCGATTATCAGTAACCTGCTGCTCGTGCTGGGTCTCTCCATGCTGTTGGGGGGCATCAAATATAAAGAGCAAGACTTTCAGCCCGTAATGGCCCGAGTCAACGCCTCGGCGATGAACTTGGCCGTGATTGCTATTCTGTTGCCGACTGCCGTGGGCTTTACCTCTGCCACCGTGCCAGAAATCACGCTACAAAAATTGTCAGACTCAGTGGCGGTCATTCTGATTGCGGTCTACGGGCTCACGCTGCTGTTTTCTATGAAGACCCATACCTATTTATACGATGTGGGCACGGCTGAATATGAGTCAGAGGCAGATGCACCCAACACCTTGGCCGAAGCGGACGAGTCTGACCATGCAGACCATGCCCCCAACCTCAAAATCTGGATTCCGGTGTTGGTTGGGGCCACTCTGATCGTGGCAGTGGAGTCGGAACTGTTGGTGAATGCCCTCGAACCCGCGACGGAGCAACTGGGCTTGTCACCCCTGTTTACCGGGGTGATTTTGTTGCCCATTATCGGCAATGCGGCGGAACATGCCACTGCCGTCACCGTGGCAATGAAAAACAAAATGGAACTCTCGGTGTCGGTGGCAGTCGGTTCTAGTATGCAAATTGCGCTGTTTGTTGCGCCGATTTTGGTGCTCGCAGGCTGGGTGCTCGGCGAACCGATGGATCTCAGTTTCGATGCGTTGGAATTAGTGGCGGTAGCGGTGGCGGTGTTAATTACCAACTCCATCAGCTCCGATGGCCGTTCAAACTGGCTCGAAGGGATTTTGCTCTTAGCGACCTACGCCATTCTCGGCTTTGCTTTTTACTTCCGCCCCATCGTGAGTTAA
- the moaD gene encoding molybdopterin converting factor subunit 1: MSISITVKLFAAYQDAYGQPEVRLELPAGATAAEVRDRLIAEHPELAQWRDLTRFGVNLQFVEPDTPLQSGDEVVLIPPVSGG; this comes from the coding sequence ATGTCTATCTCGATTACGGTCAAATTGTTTGCAGCATACCAAGATGCCTATGGTCAGCCTGAAGTCAGGCTGGAACTCCCGGCAGGAGCAACGGCAGCTGAGGTGCGCGATCGCCTGATCGCCGAACACCCGGAACTTGCACAGTGGCGCGACTTGACCCGCTTTGGGGTCAACCTGCAGTTTGTGGAGCCTGATACGCCCTTGCAATCAGGGGATGAAGTGGTCTTGATTCCCCCAGTAAGCGGCGGTTGA
- a CDS encoding RNA recognition motif domain-containing protein: MSLYVGNLSYDVTEEDLTTVFAEYGAVKRVQLPTDRETGRKRGFGFVELGAESEEDAAIEALDGAEWMGRDMRVNKARPRERNNNRSFASR, translated from the coding sequence ATGTCTCTTTATGTAGGCAATTTGTCTTACGACGTCACCGAAGAAGACTTGACCACAGTCTTCGCTGAATACGGTGCAGTTAAGCGCGTGCAGCTACCTACCGATCGCGAAACCGGTCGCAAGCGTGGCTTTGGTTTTGTTGAGCTCGGTGCTGAGTCCGAAGAGGATGCAGCCATTGAGGCTCTGGACGGTGCTGAGTGGATGGGGCGCGACATGCGGGTTAACAAAGCCCGTCCTCGTGAGCGTAATAACAACCGCAGCTTTGCTAGTCGGTAA
- a CDS encoding TVP38/TMEM64 family protein: MKTQRLLKVLQFVAVVVLIAAAVILIQRFGVAQLRSQVEQWGVWAPVGIFLLRFTSVVIPALPGTAYAILAGGLLGFSKGIAVICVADLCSCSLSFWLSRRYGRNLVKRLVGDGFMYRIDNFSQRHLERNFFLLTGCLMTGFFDFVCYGVGLTKAPWGRFVPALVISIALSNPPFVALGAGILEGGARLLVFALLGVFGLAVVTYLVQRGDAKA, encoded by the coding sequence ATGAAAACGCAACGTTTACTCAAGGTTCTACAGTTTGTCGCCGTTGTGGTGTTGATCGCTGCCGCCGTTATCCTGATTCAGCGGTTTGGGGTCGCCCAGTTGCGATCGCAGGTCGAGCAGTGGGGCGTCTGGGCACCGGTGGGCATCTTTCTGCTGCGCTTTACGAGTGTGGTGATTCCGGCTCTGCCCGGCACCGCCTATGCCATTTTGGCTGGGGGACTGTTGGGCTTTAGCAAAGGCATTGCGGTCATTTGCGTGGCGGATCTCTGCTCCTGTTCCCTCAGCTTTTGGCTGTCGCGCCGATACGGCCGCAATTTGGTCAAACGGCTGGTGGGGGACGGGTTTATGTATCGCATCGACAACTTTAGCCAGCGCCATCTGGAACGCAACTTTTTTCTGCTGACCGGATGCCTCATGACCGGCTTCTTTGACTTTGTTTGTTACGGAGTGGGGCTGACCAAGGCTCCCTGGGGGCGTTTTGTACCGGCTTTGGTGATCAGCATTGCGTTGTCTAACCCGCCATTTGTGGCACTGGGGGCGGGCATTTTAGAGGGCGGCGCTCGGTTGCTCGTCTTTGCGCTGCTCGGCGTATTTGGCTTAGCCGTCGTGACCTATCTTGTGCAACGGGGCGACGCGAAAGCTTGA
- a CDS encoding ABC transporter ATP-binding protein: MPSFYQLDQVTLQSRDGSPLIDSVSFGVESQTFVALVGPAGAGKTTLFKLMNRLVSPTSGVLYLAGQPLTAIAVRQLRQRVILVGQHSQLLGMTVKEALHYPLELQQIAPRDRDRRVGEVMERLQIPQAWLEKTELQLSGGQQQQVAIARALVAQPQLLLLDEPTSALDVGAASRILQVIQTLIREQSLTVMMSNHQLDLVQDFGDRVLYLEQGRLKLDQPAPQINWATLKQTFIQADAQARDEWGDADEAF; this comes from the coding sequence TTGCCCTCTTTCTACCAATTAGACCAAGTCACCTTGCAGAGTCGTGATGGCAGTCCCTTGATCGACTCAGTCTCATTCGGTGTTGAATCTCAAACTTTTGTGGCGTTAGTGGGGCCAGCGGGTGCGGGAAAAACGACGCTGTTTAAGCTGATGAATCGTTTGGTCAGTCCCACCAGCGGAGTGCTGTATTTGGCGGGGCAGCCGCTAACGGCGATCGCCGTACGACAACTGCGGCAGCGGGTCATTTTGGTGGGGCAGCACAGCCAATTGTTGGGGATGACGGTCAAAGAAGCGCTGCATTACCCGTTAGAGTTGCAGCAAATCGCACCGCGCGATCGCGATCGCCGGGTCGGCGAAGTGATGGAACGGCTGCAAATTCCCCAAGCCTGGTTAGAGAAAACCGAGTTGCAGCTGTCTGGGGGGCAGCAGCAGCAGGTCGCGATCGCCCGCGCTTTGGTCGCCCAACCCCAACTCCTGTTATTAGATGAACCCACCTCAGCCCTGGATGTCGGGGCCGCCAGCCGGATTTTACAAGTCATTCAGACCTTGATCCGAGAGCAGTCGCTGACCGTGATGATGAGCAACCATCAGCTTGATTTAGTCCAAGATTTTGGCGATCGCGTCCTTTATCTTGAACAGGGTCGCCTCAAGCTCGATCAACCGGCACCACAAATCAACTGGGCCACCCTCAAGCAAACCTTTATCCAGGCCGATGCTCAAGCCCGAGACGAATGGGGCGACGCCGATGAAGCTTTCTAG
- a CDS encoding MBL fold metallo-hydrolase, producing the protein MSVFRWPSFVVGVALVLALVLGVSVSSPGTRPAVAAEAVTITPLGSHDGEFCARDRALMLEDPTGVRLLYDAGRTVAGADDPRLGDIDVVLISHVHGDHLGDQRIPTVNAGTCASPQTDVPSIPNSNSVDIAMGKDARIVVGSEIAGFLANKIGKLGGDPDSVQLVRFGASRQVDGVSITTVPAVHSNGLSGAFIEGELGEQLSAAGLNAYVGPPTGYVITFTNGLVVYLSGDTGVTAEQETVVKNQYGAELVVMNIGDTFTTGPREAAYVIDELIHPTAVIASHANEAATGNGELLPETKTAQFIEATDTPVYIPLSGEAIAFDGDGHCTAGCRAY; encoded by the coding sequence ATGTCAGTTTTCCGTTGGCCCAGCTTTGTGGTGGGTGTGGCGCTGGTGCTGGCGCTAGTGCTTGGGGTTTCTGTCAGCAGCCCCGGCACTCGGCCCGCCGTTGCCGCTGAGGCCGTGACGATTACGCCGCTGGGCAGTCATGATGGCGAGTTTTGCGCCCGCGATCGCGCCCTCATGCTCGAAGATCCCACTGGCGTTCGCCTGCTCTATGACGCTGGCAGAACTGTAGCTGGGGCCGACGATCCCCGGCTGGGCGACATTGATGTGGTGTTGATCAGCCACGTGCATGGTGATCATTTGGGCGATCAACGCATTCCCACGGTCAACGCCGGGACTTGTGCTAGTCCGCAGACGGATGTTCCCAGCATCCCGAACTCCAACAGCGTGGACATTGCCATGGGCAAAGACGCCCGCATCGTTGTTGGTAGCGAAATCGCCGGATTTTTGGCGAATAAGATTGGCAAGTTGGGTGGCGATCCAGACTCAGTGCAATTGGTGCGCTTTGGTGCCTCGCGCCAGGTCGACGGCGTCAGCATCACCACCGTGCCAGCGGTACATTCCAACGGTCTGAGCGGTGCCTTTATTGAGGGCGAACTGGGAGAACAGCTCAGCGCCGCCGGGTTAAATGCCTATGTGGGGCCGCCGACAGGCTACGTCATTACCTTTACCAATGGCTTGGTGGTCTATCTCTCGGGCGATACCGGCGTCACGGCGGAGCAAGAAACCGTTGTGAAGAATCAGTACGGTGCTGAACTCGTGGTGATGAATATTGGCGACACCTTTACCACGGGTCCCCGCGAAGCCGCCTACGTAATTGACGAGCTGATTCACCCTACTGCAGTCATTGCTTCTCATGCCAACGAGGCCGCCACTGGGAATGGCGAACTATTACCAGAGACCAAAACGGCGCAATTCATTGAGGCGACAGACACTCCAGTCTATATACCTCTGAGCGGCGAGGCGATCGCCTTTGATGGTGACGGACATTGCACCGCTGGCTGCCGGGCCTATTGA
- a CDS encoding YtxH domain-containing protein has translation MSENKSGAFLGGVVIGTAIGAVTGLLVAPRPGKETRQFLRKSADALPEIVEDLATSLQLQTGRLSEASQRRWEDTLGRLREAIAAGQEASQRQYDDLVAQEEAPTSDYDN, from the coding sequence GTGTCAGAGAATAAATCTGGAGCGTTTCTGGGAGGAGTCGTCATCGGGACGGCCATTGGTGCCGTTACCGGGCTGTTAGTGGCACCTCGCCCCGGCAAAGAAACCCGGCAATTTTTGCGAAAGTCTGCCGATGCCTTGCCCGAAATTGTGGAAGATTTAGCGACTTCTCTGCAACTACAAACTGGCCGCCTTTCCGAAGCGTCGCAGCGCCGCTGGGAAGATACACTCGGACGCTTGCGGGAAGCGATCGCCGCCGGGCAAGAAGCCTCACAACGCCAATATGATGACTTGGTGGCCCAGGAAGAAGCACCCACCAGCGATTACGACAACTAG